From the genome of Campylobacter magnus, one region includes:
- a CDS encoding NAD(P)-dependent alcohol dehydrogenase, with amino-acid sequence MNEIKNKDRRDFLTKAAVAGVAIGAGTNLFGAANKPNIACKGWAAFDESGELRPWRFERRAVGDDDILIEVMATSICHSDIHTELGHWGKQIYPQVPGHEIVGLVREVGKNVKNFKIGDRAGVGCMVDNTDIATAGSEEQYSKNTIFTYGYPYPKEPTGISQGGYSDYFVVNSHFAIHIPNELSWDEAAPLMCAGITTYSPIMKYMKKGDNVAIIGIGGLGHLGIKIAIAKGAKVTAFTTTESKIKDIESWGAKAVLVKSSDDLAPFRAKFDFALSTIPYEFEMEPYIAMVKPFGNFTLVGMPINFSQKTQTLNLASTKVNLNASLIGGMKETAEMAEFCAKAGVRPNIVKITGEQINQAWRDVVAKRARYRFVIDPKSF; translated from the coding sequence ATGAATGAAATCAAAAATAAAGATCGTAGAGATTTTCTAACAAAAGCAGCCGTTGCTGGCGTAGCAATCGGTGCTGGCACAAATCTTTTTGGCGCAGCGAATAAGCCAAATATCGCTTGTAAAGGTTGGGCGGCTTTTGATGAGAGTGGTGAGTTGAGGCCGTGGAGATTTGAGCGTAGAGCTGTGGGCGATGATGATATCTTAATAGAAGTGATGGCTACTAGTATCTGCCATAGTGATATACACACAGAGCTAGGGCATTGGGGTAAGCAAATCTATCCACAAGTACCTGGCCATGAGATAGTAGGTCTCGTGCGTGAAGTGGGTAAAAATGTCAAAAACTTCAAAATCGGTGACCGGGCTGGTGTAGGCTGTATGGTGGATAACACAGATATCGCTACGGCTGGGAGCGAGGAGCAATACAGCAAAAATACGATTTTTACCTACGGGTATCCATATCCTAAAGAGCCTACTGGTATAAGTCAAGGCGGATATAGCGATTATTTTGTTGTAAATTCGCATTTTGCTATCCATATCCCAAATGAGCTTAGCTGGGATGAGGCTGCACCGCTAATGTGCGCTGGAATCACCACCTACTCACCTATAATGAAATATATGAAAAAAGGTGATAATGTAGCAATCATCGGTATTGGTGGCCTAGGGCACCTTGGGATTAAAATTGCTATTGCTAAGGGCGCGAAAGTAACGGCATTTACTACGACTGAGAGCAAAATCAAAGATATAGAGAGCTGGGGCGCAAAAGCCGTGCTAGTAAAAAGTAGCGATGATTTAGCGCCGTTTAGGGCTAAATTTGATTTTGCGCTTAGCACTATTCCTTATGAATTTGAGATGGAGCCATATATTGCGATGGTTAAGCCTTTTGGCAATTTCACTCTAGTTGGTATGCCTATAAATTTCAGCCAAAAAACCCAAACCTTAAATCTAGCTAGTACAAAAGTAAATTTAAATGCTAGTTTAATTGGCGGTATGAAAGAGACTGCGGAAATGGCTGAGTTCTGCGCTAAAGCTGGAGTTCGCCCAAATATAGTAAAAATCACTGGCGAACAGATAAATCAAGCTTGGCGTGATGTAGTAGCAAAAAGAGCTAGATATCGCTTCGTGATCGATCCAAAGAGCTTTTAG
- a CDS encoding NAD(P)H-dependent oxidoreductase: MKVLILDGGKNFGSSGGKLSTLLCDVASEELQAKGHEVLRTKIDDGYDIETEVKKVLDADAIIWQYPGWWMSEPWIVKKYLDEVFMAAAASLLKSDGRHASDPEHGYGTGGLAINKKYMISTTWNAPITAFNDKNEFFEGCGCDGVTFAMHKAMAFCGMKALPSFICNDVVKNPKVDEYVNAYRAHIRANF, encoded by the coding sequence ATGAAAGTATTAATTTTAGATGGCGGTAAAAATTTTGGTAGTAGCGGTGGCAAGCTAAGCACCTTGCTTTGTGATGTAGCAAGCGAAGAGCTACAAGCCAAAGGACACGAGGTGCTACGTACAAAAATAGACGATGGCTACGACATAGAAACTGAGGTAAAAAAGGTGCTGGACGCAGATGCTATAATCTGGCAATATCCTGGCTGGTGGATGAGTGAGCCTTGGATAGTAAAAAAATACCTTGATGAAGTTTTCATGGCAGCAGCAGCAAGCCTGCTAAAAAGCGATGGCAGGCACGCAAGCGACCCTGAGCACGGATATGGCACAGGCGGACTTGCTATAAATAAAAAATACATGATAAGCACTACCTGGAATGCACCAATTACGGCCTTTAATGATAAAAATGAGTTTTTTGAGGGGTGTGGGTGCGATGGTGTAACCTTCGCTATGCATAAGGCAATGGCATTTTGTGGTATGAAAGCACTGCCTAGTTTCATCTGTAATGATGTGGTAAAAAATCCAAAAGTAGATGAGTATGTAAATGCGTATAGAGCGCATATAAGAGCAAATTTTTAA
- a CDS encoding MFS transporter, which produces MLLKYLALLRYNHALARLSAVQLICYFGAWFSHTGIFTLLIELKAPVWALSLAAMMAFLPSIVLAPFNGIIIDKLPKRTLMLVLMFTEALSVLALLLIDSLDFLWLLMALIFIRMGVGTLFFQTEMSLLPSLLAKPHLIIANEIHSMIFAFSYTAGMGLAGIFVHFYGIKASFLFDFALYCVGIFILFGTRFREPALQNAATGALKMFTQTFYYIKSKPVILHLIFLHALVGLFAYDTIVALLVDYKYKGILSVALAIGFLNTARAFALCVGPVLLSRFVSEKNMIYFLAFQGLCIMLWACLESNFYTSLLGIFLAAFFCNSIWSYTFTRLQNTCDSAFYGRIVAYNDMVFFIVASLVASGVGLAFELGFSLPVITGFIGVLFILGSFYYAWVRRRYF; this is translated from the coding sequence ATGCTACTAAAATACCTTGCCTTACTTCGCTATAATCACGCCTTAGCGCGCCTTAGTGCCGTTCAGCTCATTTGCTATTTTGGCGCGTGGTTTTCTCACACTGGCATTTTTACCTTGCTAATAGAGCTAAAAGCCCCAGTCTGGGCACTCTCGCTGGCTGCAATGATGGCGTTTTTGCCTAGTATTGTGCTTGCGCCATTTAACGGCATTATCATTGACAAGCTTCCAAAACGCACGCTAATGCTAGTTCTCATGTTTACAGAAGCCCTTAGCGTGCTAGCACTTTTGTTAATTGATAGCTTGGATTTTTTGTGGTTACTTATGGCGCTGATTTTTATTCGTATGGGTGTGGGGACGCTGTTTTTTCAAACCGAAATGAGCCTGCTGCCAAGCCTGCTAGCAAAACCACATCTTATCATCGCAAACGAAATTCACTCAATGATTTTTGCTTTTTCATACACAGCTGGCATGGGGCTTGCTGGGATTTTTGTGCATTTTTACGGCATTAAGGCTAGTTTTCTTTTTGATTTTGCGCTTTATTGCGTCGGTATTTTTATACTTTTTGGCACCCGTTTTAGAGAGCCTGCCTTACAAAACGCCGCCACCGGCGCTCTAAAAATGTTTACGCAGACTTTTTATTACATAAAATCAAAGCCTGTGATTTTACACCTTATTTTCTTACACGCATTAGTTGGGCTTTTTGCTTACGATACTATCGTGGCTTTGCTTGTAGATTATAAATATAAGGGCATTTTGAGCGTCGCTCTTGCTATTGGCTTTTTAAACACAGCCAGAGCCTTTGCGCTGTGCGTGGGGCCAGTTCTACTCTCACGCTTTGTAAGTGAGAAAAATATGATTTATTTTTTAGCATTTCAAGGGCTTTGTATAATGCTCTGGGCATGTTTAGAGAGTAATTTTTACACGAGCTTACTAGGCATTTTCTTAGCAGCATTTTTTTGCAATAGCATTTGGAGCTACACCTTCACTCGCCTTCAAAATACCTGCGATAGCGCATTTTACGGACGCATCGTAGCTTATAACGATATGGTCTTTTTTATCGTAGCCTCGCTTGTAGCATCTGGGGTAGGGCTTGCTTTTGAGCTTGGGTTTAGCCTGCCAGTTATCACCGGCTTTATCGGCGTGCTTTTTATATTGGGCTCGTTTTACTACGCATGGGTAAGGCGCAGGTATTTTTAA
- a CDS encoding glycosyltransferase family 4 protein — protein sequence MSKIKVIFDVTIIANVRNNIKSGIFSVARALLIEFMQKEEIELKLFCRENDRDLVLKNLKTYANAHNLPCEFESDIVLPAPFYKRLAKKFLSLLPQSFAHRLTILIKKFIPKDKNLNSMCAEKNIKKISNDEFFFSPIFAVPHKYRNINNCIFIHDTIPLIFTEYKNSPDNAWFFELCKSLGTDDICFANSAYTKTDFLKHLPHLKPENIIVTPLACDERFKPANADEIARARKKYNIPENKKYIFSLCTLEPRKNLIRAVKCFANFISKNNIDDLVFVLGGAHWDAFIEKLENEIGSLDENIKSKILKIGYVDDSDQAALYSGALFFVYTSAYEGFGLPPLEAMSCGTPVITSNNSSLPEVAGQAGIMIDYDDDEAHIKAYESYYYNENLRQENSKKGLERAKLFSWEKCADIMITEMKRRAGL from the coding sequence ATGAGTAAAATAAAAGTAATTTTTGATGTTACCATTATAGCAAATGTACGAAATAATATAAAATCTGGTATTTTCAGTGTGGCTAGAGCTTTGCTTATAGAATTTATGCAAAAAGAGGAAATAGAACTCAAACTGTTTTGCCGTGAAAATGATCGAGATTTGGTTTTGAAAAATCTTAAAACTTATGCTAATGCTCACAATCTGCCTTGCGAGTTTGAAAGTGATATTGTGCTACCAGCACCATTTTATAAACGCTTAGCTAAAAAATTTCTTAGCTTACTTCCGCAAAGTTTTGCCCATCGTTTGACTATTTTAATTAAAAAATTTATTCCTAAGGATAAAAATTTAAACTCAATGTGTGCAGAAAAAAATATTAAAAAAATAAGCAATGACGAGTTTTTCTTCTCTCCGATTTTTGCCGTTCCTCATAAATATAGGAATATAAATAATTGTATTTTTATACACGACACTATTCCACTCATTTTTACTGAGTATAAAAATTCCCCAGATAATGCTTGGTTTTTTGAACTTTGCAAGAGTTTAGGAACGGATGATATCTGCTTTGCCAACTCCGCTTACACCAAGACTGATTTTTTAAAGCACCTCCCACACTTAAAACCTGAAAACATAATAGTAACCCCACTAGCTTGTGATGAAAGATTTAAACCAGCAAATGCTGATGAAATTGCGAGAGCTAGAAAAAAATATAATATCCCAGAAAATAAAAAATATATATTTTCACTTTGTACACTAGAGCCTAGAAAAAATCTAATTAGAGCAGTAAAATGTTTTGCTAATTTTATTAGCAAAAATAATATAGATGATTTAGTATTTGTTCTAGGTGGAGCTCACTGGGATGCTTTTATTGAAAAGCTAGAAAATGAAATAGGTTCTTTAGATGAAAATATAAAATCTAAAATTCTTAAAATAGGCTATGTAGATGATAGTGATCAAGCAGCACTATACTCAGGCGCACTTTTCTTTGTCTATACATCTGCTTACGAAGGCTTTGGCTTACCACCACTAGAAGCTATGAGCTGTGGTACACCTGTAATAACAAGTAATAACTCAAGCCTACCAGAAGTAGCAGGGCAAGCTGGCATAATGATAGACTATGACGATGACGAAGCTCATATAAAAGCTTATGAAAGCTACTACTATAATGAAAATTTAAGACAAGAAAACTCAAAAAAAGGCTTAGAGCGAGCTAAATTATTTAGCTGGGAAAAATGTGCTGACATAATGATAACTGAGATGAAAAGAAGGGCTGGGCTATAA
- a CDS encoding glycosyltransferase family 4 protein, whose product MDKIKVIYNVNLIANIKDAHWARSGVFFAAACLLKEFARRDDIELVLYYETDNNKLAIKNLKYWCEFLPKCIVKKEALSQKAIIKTVIKKIIGQKCTSLLKKFLARRIKASKNISVVSSTEKTFYLAPAYEFRNDFMKDANICKFSIAHDVMPLVFPQYYPNSQEGWLESFKMFDNYFANSAYTKTDFLKHLPHLKPENIIVTPLACDERFKPANADEIARARKKYNIPENKKYIFSLCTLEPRKNLIRAVKCFANFISKNNIDDLVFVLGGAHWDAFIEKLENEIGSLDENIKSKILKIGYVDDSDQAALYSGALFFVYTSQYEGFGLPPLEAMSCGTPVITSNNSSLPEVVGSAGIMIDYDNDAAHIKAYESYYYNENLRQENSKKGLERAKLFSWEKCADIMITEMKRRAGL is encoded by the coding sequence GTGGATAAAATAAAAGTAATTTATAATGTAAATCTAATAGCAAATATAAAAGACGCTCATTGGGCTAGAAGTGGTGTGTTTTTTGCGGCTGCTTGCTTGCTAAAAGAGTTTGCTAGGCGAGATGATATAGAATTAGTTCTTTACTATGAGACAGATAATAATAAATTAGCTATTAAAAATCTTAAATATTGGTGCGAGTTTTTACCAAAGTGTATTGTAAAAAAAGAAGCTCTTAGTCAAAAAGCTATTATAAAAACAGTAATAAAAAAAATAATTGGGCAAAAATGTACTTCTTTATTAAAGAAATTTTTGGCAAGAAGAATCAAGGCTAGTAAAAATATTTCTGTGGTATCTAGCACGGAAAAGACGTTTTATTTAGCTCCAGCGTATGAGTTTCGTAATGATTTTATGAAAGATGCAAATATATGCAAATTTTCTATTGCCCATGATGTTATGCCACTTGTTTTTCCGCAGTATTATCCAAATTCCCAAGAAGGTTGGTTAGAATCTTTTAAGATGTTTGATAATTATTTTGCCAACTCCGCTTACACCAAGACTGATTTTTTAAAGCATCTCCCACACTTAAAACCTGAAAACATAATAGTAACCCCACTAGCTTGTGATGAGAGATTTAAACCAGCAAATGCTGATGAAATTGCGAGAGCTAGAAAAAAATATAATATCCCAGAAAATAAAAAATATATATTCTCACTTTGTACCCTAGAGCCTAGAAAAAATCTAATTAGAGCAGTAAAATGCTTTGCTAATTTTATTAGCAAAAATAATATAGATGATTTAGTATTTGTTCTAGGTGGAGCTCACTGGGATGCTTTTATTGAAAAGCTAGAAAATGAAATAGGTTCTTTGGATGAAAATATAAAATCTAAAATTCTTAAAATAGGCTATGTAGATGATAGCGATCAAGCAGCATTGTATAGTGGAGCTTTATTTTTTGTATATACCTCTCAATACGAAGGCTTTGGATTACCACCACTAGAAGCTATGAGCTGTGGTACACCTGTAATAACAAGTAATAACTCAAGCCTACCAGAAGTAGTAGGCAGTGCTGGTATAATGATAGACTACGATAATGACGCAGCTCATATAAAAGCTTATGAAAGCTACTACTATAATGAAAACTTAAGACAAGAAAACTCAAAAAAAGGCTTAGAGCGAGCTAAATTATTTAGCTGGGAAAAATGTGCTGATATAATGATAACTGAGATGAAAAGAAGAGCTGGGCTATAA
- a CDS encoding glycosyltransferase family 4 protein, with product MGLSLIYDATLIANVRGGKRTGTFFVADALLKEFLRRDDISLKIYCRSGDEKQARINLAPYLSKKNCEIIFVKRHFFGVQFRLFVKAVLRVLPKFLTTFLYSSAQKILALKQKAVVPSKKESLEKTENCVFFSPFFAPPKEYLHLAKFLVIYDAIPLIFDEYRNNPGNYWFLELARKLDESYTCFAISSYTKTDFLKYLPHLKPENIIVTPLACDERFKPANADEIGRARKKYNIPENKKYIFSLCTLEPRKNLIRAVKCFANFISKNNIDDLVFVLGGAHWDAFIEKLENEIGSLDENIKSKILKIGYVDDSDQAALYSGALFFVYTSAYEGFGLPPLEAMSCGTPVITSNNSSLPEVVGSAGIMIDYDDDAAHIKAYESYYYNENLRQENSKKGLERAKLFSWEKCADIMITEMKRRAGL from the coding sequence ATGGGTTTGTCTTTAATCTACGATGCGACGCTGATAGCAAATGTGCGTGGTGGTAAGCGCACGGGGACTTTTTTTGTAGCTGATGCACTGCTTAAAGAGTTTTTAAGGCGTGATGATATAAGCCTTAAAATTTACTGCCGTAGTGGTGATGAAAAACAAGCTAGAATAAATCTTGCGCCGTATTTGAGCAAAAAAAACTGCGAAATAATTTTTGTAAAAAGACATTTTTTCGGTGTGCAGTTTAGGCTTTTTGTAAAGGCAGTTTTGCGTGTGTTGCCTAAGTTTTTGACTACTTTTTTGTATTCTAGTGCGCAAAAGATTTTGGCTTTAAAGCAAAAGGCTGTTGTACCCAGTAAAAAAGAAAGTTTAGAAAAAACTGAAAATTGTGTGTTTTTCTCGCCTTTTTTCGCCCCACCAAAAGAGTATTTGCATTTAGCTAAATTTTTAGTGATTTATGATGCTATTCCTCTAATTTTTGATGAGTATAGAAATAATCCTGGAAATTATTGGTTTTTAGAACTTGCTAGAAAGCTTGATGAGAGCTATACTTGCTTTGCTATCTCATCTTACACCAAGACTGATTTTTTAAAATACCTCCCACACTTAAAGCCTGAAAACATAATAGTAACCCCACTAGCCTGTGATGAAAGATTTAAACCAGCAAATGCTGATGAAATTGGGAGAGCTAGAAAAAAATATAATATCCCAGAAAATAAAAAATATATATTTTCACTTTGTACACTTGAACCTAGAAAAAATCTAATTAGGGCAGTAAAATGCTTTGCAAACTTTATTAGCAAAAATAATATAGATGATTTAGTATTTGTTCTAGGTGGAGCTCACTGGGATGCTTTTATTGAAAAGCTAGAAAATGAAATAGGTTCTTTGGATGAAAATATAAAATCTAAAATTCTTAAAATCGGCTATGTAGATGATAGTGATCAAGCAGCACTATACTCAGGCGCACTTTTCTTTGTCTATACATCTGCTTACGAAGGCTTTGGCTTACCACCACTAGAAGCTATGAGCTGTGGAACCCCTGTAATAACAAGTAATAATAGCTCTTTACCAGAAGTAGTAGGCAGTGCTGGTATAATGATAGACTATGATGATGACGCAGCTCATATAAAAGCTTATGAAAGCTACTACTATAATGAAAACTTAAGACAAGAAAACTCAAAAAAAGGCTTAGAGAGAGCTAAATTATTTAGCTGGGAAAAATGTGCTGATATAATGATAACTGAGATGAAAAGAAGGGCTGGGCTATAA
- the trpA gene encoding tryptophan synthase subunit alpha, which yields MDKFKKAFKNGANIGYLVAGYPSLEYTKEFLNALDNSALDLLEIGIPYSDPIADGPVIRDASFEAVNSGVNARAVFHMLGSVKTTKCLVFLVYYNTIFSYGEDEFIADCAKVGISGLIIPDLPFEENCSLAKKCAKLGIALVPLISVTTGHRAKKILKHASGFVYMIASLGVTGSKQSPEDRLKELAKNIKKISSLPVAVGFGVRSNEDVKRLRSFCDGVIMGTVLVEASKNKSVSKLNALISKLFA from the coding sequence ATGGATAAGTTTAAAAAAGCCTTTAAAAATGGGGCAAATATCGGCTACTTGGTAGCTGGATATCCTAGCTTAGAATATACAAAAGAGTTTTTAAACGCCCTTGATAACTCGGCTTTGGATTTGCTTGAGATAGGAATTCCATATAGTGATCCTATCGCTGATGGCCCTGTGATCCGTGATGCGAGCTTTGAGGCGGTAAATAGTGGCGTAAATGCTAGGGCTGTTTTTCATATGCTTGGCTCAGTAAAAACTACAAAATGCCTTGTTTTTTTAGTTTATTATAATACGATTTTTAGCTATGGCGAGGATGAGTTTATCGCTGATTGTGCGAAGGTGGGCATTAGTGGGCTTATTATCCCAGATTTGCCTTTTGAAGAAAATTGTTCTTTGGCTAAAAAATGCGCCAAACTTGGCATCGCCCTTGTGCCGCTAATTAGCGTAACTACCGGTCATAGAGCTAAGAAGATACTAAAACACGCAAGTGGCTTTGTGTATATGATAGCAAGCCTTGGCGTAACTGGTAGCAAACAAAGCCCAGAGGACCGCCTAAAAGAGCTGGCAAAAAATATCAAAAAAATAAGCTCTTTGCCTGTGGCGGTGGGCTTTGGCGTGCGAAGCAATGAAGATGTAAAAAGACTGCGCTCTTTTTGTGATGGTGTGATAATGGGCACGGTGCTTGTTGAGGCCTCTAAAAATAAAAGCGTAAGCAAATTAAATGCGCTAATAAGCAAGCTGTTTGCGTAG
- the trpB gene encoding tryptophan synthase subunit beta, producing MNSYFGKYGGQFVPETVMSALIELEKAYKKIVPTKKFQRELKELLSTYVGRPSPMYHAKRLSEHFGHNIYLKREDLNHTGAHKINNSIAQALLAKYMGKTKVLAETGAGQHGLATATAAALLGLECDVYMGAVDAARQALNVHKIELLGARVVRIEDGLKTLKEATTAAIQAWVNEIESRFYVIGSAVGPHPYPKIVRDFQSVIGKEAKAQLKKLSVKPDIVVACVGGGSNAIGIFSGFLDDKSVELIGVEAAGLGLETPYHAGTMSKGRDGIIHGMKTLVLQDENGCISPVHSISAGLDYPGVGPQHSHLKDIGRAKYEAVTDDECIEALKLLSRLEGIIPAIESSHALGLLPRLCKGLKKRSNIVVNVSGRGDKDMDTVMNYKKGTIYG from the coding sequence ATGAATAGTTATTTTGGTAAATATGGCGGTCAGTTTGTGCCTGAGACTGTGATGAGTGCGCTAATCGAGCTTGAAAAAGCGTATAAAAAAATCGTGCCTACAAAGAAGTTTCAGCGTGAGTTAAAGGAGCTGCTTAGCACTTATGTAGGGCGTCCTAGCCCTATGTATCACGCAAAAAGATTAAGTGAGCATTTTGGGCATAATATTTATTTAAAGCGTGAGGATCTAAACCACACCGGAGCGCATAAAATCAATAACTCTATCGCCCAAGCTCTACTAGCAAAATACATGGGCAAGACTAAGGTGCTAGCTGAAACAGGCGCTGGTCAGCACGGACTAGCTACTGCGACAGCCGCTGCGCTTTTGGGCTTAGAGTGCGATGTGTATATGGGCGCTGTGGATGCAGCAAGGCAAGCTCTAAATGTCCATAAAATCGAGCTTCTAGGCGCAAGAGTTGTGCGAATAGAAGACGGACTAAAAACGCTAAAAGAAGCAACTACTGCGGCAATTCAAGCCTGGGTAAATGAGATAGAAAGTCGCTTTTATGTGATAGGCTCGGCTGTTGGCCCACATCCTTATCCAAAAATCGTGCGTGATTTTCAAAGCGTAATCGGCAAAGAGGCAAAAGCACAGCTAAAAAAACTTAGCGTAAAGCCTGATATCGTAGTAGCCTGCGTGGGCGGCGGAAGTAACGCAATAGGTATATTCTCAGGCTTTTTAGATGATAAAAGCGTGGAGCTAATAGGCGTTGAGGCTGCTGGGCTTGGACTAGAGACGCCGTATCACGCAGGTACGATGAGCAAAGGCCGCGATGGCATAATTCACGGCATGAAAACCCTAGTGCTACAAGATGAAAATGGCTGTATAAGTCCGGTTCATAGTATTTCAGCTGGGCTTGATTATCCAGGTGTGGGGCCGCAGCACTCGCATTTAAAGGATATTGGGCGTGCTAAATACGAGGCTGTAACAGACGATGAGTGTATAGAAGCGCTTAAACTTTTAAGTAGGTTAGAGGGCATCATCCCAGCAATCGAGAGCTCTCACGCGCTAGGGCTGCTGCCAAGGCTATGCAAAGGTCTAAAAAAACGCTCAAATATCGTAGTAAATGTCTCAGGCAGAGGCGATAAAGACATGGATACAGTAATGAACTACAAAAAAGGAACAATCTATGGATAA
- a CDS encoding phosphoribosylanthranilate isomerase: MKIKICGIKTLAEAKAVCECEFRGKRVDFIGLIFAPSKRQVSTKTAEQIATLAKSYGIKAVGVFKDLAQAKSVAKMGFLDAVQVYEKVENKTEFSPCEVWQVFSVNDALPELEGDFDLALFDYKGKELGGNGLSFEWGILEPLRNSRIPYAIAGGLSEKNAKKASGLGCALLDFNSKLENEQGFKESEKIIKVLEQIYS; this comes from the coding sequence ATGAAAATAAAAATCTGTGGGATAAAAACACTAGCTGAGGCAAAGGCAGTTTGTGAGTGCGAGTTTAGGGGCAAAAGAGTTGATTTTATAGGCTTAATCTTTGCACCTAGCAAAAGGCAGGTTAGCACTAAAACAGCAGAGCAAATCGCCACCCTTGCTAAAAGCTATGGTATAAAAGCAGTGGGTGTTTTTAAGGACTTGGCGCAGGCAAAAAGCGTGGCAAAAATGGGCTTTTTAGACGCCGTTCAAGTCTATGAAAAAGTAGAAAACAAAACGGAGTTTAGCCCCTGTGAAGTGTGGCAGGTTTTTAGCGTAAATGATGCTTTGCCTGAGCTTGAAGGCGATTTTGATTTAGCACTTTTTGATTATAAGGGCAAAGAACTTGGTGGAAATGGTCTTAGCTTTGAGTGGGGAATTCTAGAACCACTTAGGAATTCTAGAATTCCTTACGCAATAGCAGGTGGGCTAAGTGAGAAAAACGCTAAAAAGGCTAGTGGGCTTGGCTGTGCCCTGCTTGATTTTAACTCAAAGCTAGAAAACGAACAGGGCTTTAAAGAAAGCGAAAAAATAATAAAAGTTTTAGAGCAAATTTATAGCTAA
- the trpD gene encoding anthranilate phosphoribosyltransferase yields the protein MANFAPFMLKLQRGYPLDSSDFEAIFSSVMAGEFDEVQLAGLLVLISEKSLYADSLAALVREVMKYSQTYSDSAPMFDIVGTGGDALKTINISTACAIILASLGVRVAKHGNRAISSAAGSSDTLDALGIKLSDDLGALRELMDSKKLAFFHAPFFHKATAKVAPVRSRLKIGTVFNVLGPLLNPNTALSNQIMGNYLESVNELLAHTLGKLGRKHALVVHGMDGMDEITLCDETLIHELKDGSVISYKITPEEFGFKRAFHLDIAGGDSVANASDLNAILRGELKGAKRDIVVFNAMFALYAADMVANPKDAKSVVEDALDSGKTWAFWQDYLGRNLG from the coding sequence ATGGCAAATTTTGCGCCTTTTATGCTAAAACTTCAAAGGGGCTATCCGCTTGATAGTAGCGACTTTGAGGCGATTTTTAGCTCTGTTATGGCAGGGGAGTTTGATGAGGTTCAGCTAGCTGGGCTTTTGGTGCTTATTAGCGAAAAGTCGCTTTATGCTGATAGCTTGGCAGCTCTTGTGCGTGAAGTGATGAAATACTCGCAAACTTATAGCGATTCTGCGCCGATGTTTGATATAGTTGGCACCGGTGGGGATGCGCTAAAAACTATAAATATCTCCACAGCCTGCGCAATAATTTTAGCAAGTCTAGGCGTAAGGGTAGCAAAGCATGGAAATAGGGCGATTTCAAGCGCAGCAGGATCAAGCGATACACTAGATGCTCTTGGCATAAAGCTAAGCGATGATCTAGGGGCTTTAAGGGAGCTTATGGATAGCAAAAAACTAGCTTTTTTTCATGCACCGTTTTTTCACAAAGCTACAGCAAAGGTCGCCCCTGTGCGCTCACGGCTTAAAATCGGCACTGTTTTTAATGTGCTAGGACCCCTACTAAATCCAAACACAGCTCTAAGCAATCAAATCATGGGAAATTATTTAGAGAGTGTAAATGAGCTGCTTGCGCATACTCTTGGCAAACTAGGGCGAAAGCACGCTCTTGTGGTGCACGGCATGGATGGCATGGATGAGATCACGCTGTGTGATGAGACGCTCATACACGAGCTAAAAGATGGCTCTGTGATAAGCTATAAAATTACGCCAGAAGAGTTTGGCTTTAAGCGGGCATTTCACCTTGATATCGCTGGTGGGGACAGCGTGGCAAATGCTAGTGACCTAAATGCTATTTTGCGTGGCGAGCTAAAAGGCGCAAAGCGTGATATAGTCGTATTTAACGCTATGTTTGCGCTGTACGCGGCTGACATGGTAGCAAATCCAAAAGATGCTAAAAGCGTGGTTGAAGATGCGCTTGATAGTGGCAAGACTTGGGCGTTTTGGCAGGATTATTTGGGACGGAATTTGGGATAG